ACTTCTTGCTAATCTTGATTCCCCTAGCAATAATGAAGAACTTATTTCTTTGGTTGTTGATTTTTATAATGAACTTCATAATTATTATGCAATAAAAAGCAATGTACTTATGGGTGATACTGGTCAGGTTATAATTTTAGGTGGAACAGAAATTGACGGGTCATATTATTGTAATAAATTAACCTATATATTTATCGATAGTTTAATAAAAATAAGATCCCCTGATCCGAAACTCCTTCTGCGATGTGCTTCTAATATGCCAGACGCGCTTCTTGAAAAAGCGTTGTTCTGTAATAGTCTAGGTATTGGATGTCCTTTATTATCAAACGATGACATAGTCATTCCTTCATTAGAAAAATTTGGATATACTCATGGAGATGCATGTAATTATGCTACATCGGCTTGTTGGGAACCTCTAAATTATGGGAAAGGTTTAGGTCGTGGTAATTTGGGCGATATTAATTATGCCCAAGTTTTAGTAGATACATATGAAGATAATAATTTTGTTATTTCAAGAAAATTTAGTGAATTAGAGAATTTATATATTGAAAAATTAAAGGAACATGTTTTAAATAAAATAGCAGTTCTCAACGGAATAAAATGGGAAAAAGCACCTCTTCTGAGTTTGTTTACAGAAGGTTGTAGACTATCAGGAAAAGATATAAGTGAAGGAGGGGCCATTAATAACGATTACGGCATATCTACAGTAGGTTTGGCTAATGCGATAAATTCTCTTTTATCTATTAATGATGTTGTATTTGTAAAAAAAGTTTTTACAATGCAAGAGCTGAAGGACAGTGTTGAACATGATTATCAGGATAATCTAAAATTAAAAACCATTCTTTCAGAAAATGATTATTTTGGGCATGATGATAAAATAGTCCTTGATTTAGTAAATACCTTAACGACAGTTGTCTCAGATTTATGCAGTTCTTATAAAAATCCATTTGGAGGAAATTTAAAATTTGGATTTAGTTCTCCAAATTATATAAATTGTGGATTAAAAACACTAGCTACATTAGATGGTAGAAATGCGTATGCTCCATTGGCCGTACATCTTTCTGCCAGATTGGGAACTGCATATACAGAACTTCTTTCATTTGCTTCTCAGTTACAATATCAAGAAAACAGAGCAAATGGTAATGTTGTTGATTTATTTATTAGTCCAAATATCATTCATAGCAGTTTTGATAAATTTATGCAACTTATCAAAACTGCTATAGAAATAGGTTTCTTTCAAATTCAAATGAATGTTGTTAGTTCAAAAACTCTTATTGAAGCAAAAAATGATCCATCGTTATATCCGGATCTAATTGTTCGAGTCTGGGGTTTTAGTGCCTATTTTAATGATTTGCCAGAAGATTATAAAGAATTGTTAATTCAAAGAGCTTTAGAATCGGAAATGTCTGCATGAAAAATCTTTCAGAATCAATTATTATATCAAACATACAAAGATTTTGTATTCATGATGGTCCCGGAATACGAACTACGGTTTTCTTAAAAGGTTGTAATATTCATTGTCCATGGTGTGCTAATCCTGAAAATATTGCATTTACTCCTCAATATTATAGTAGTGATAATATACAGGGTCTCTTTGGAAAATATATTTCCGCAAATGATTTATATATGGAAATTTTAAAAGACAAACCGTTTTACAAAACAGAAGGTGGTGTTACTTTTTCTGGAGGAGAACCTCTCCTCCAGATGGAAAAACTTGTTCCTCTCATGGAAAAATGTAAAAGTAGTGAGATTAAATTATGTGCAGAAACCTCTTTGTTTGTTTCCACACATCAAATTGATATTGCTCTCTCGTATCTTGATACGATTATAATCGATATAAAAATTTTAGATTCTAGTGATTGCCTTTCAATTTTAGGAGGGCACGTTGATTGTTATTATAATAATGTAAATAGAATTATGATGTCTTCTATTCCGGTTATTTTTAGAATCCCATTAATAAATCCATATATAACGAATGAGAAAAATATCAAAGCAATCATATCTTTTCTAAAAAACAAAAGATATGATAAAGTTGAATTAATAAAAGGGCATAATCTTGCTACAAAAAAGTATGTATTGCTTAGGAAAGAAATGTATAGAGTTCCAGATTTATCAGAGGAACAGCTTCTTTTTATAAAAGAAAAATTTATTCAAAATGATATTAATGCAGAAATATGTAAAATGTAGGTAAGAGGAAATGGTAAACAAAAGTTTAAAAAGAAATTATATATATAATTTATTCCAACAGATATTAACCCTTATAACTCCTCTAATTACTGCTCCATACATTGCAAGGGTAATTGGGGCAGAGGGAATTGGAGCTTTTAGTTATACTTCATCAATTGTTTCATATTTTACCTTATTTGCTTCTTTAGGTATCTATGCTTATGCAAGTAGAGAGATATCTTATAATCAAGATAATCGTAAACAAAGATCTGTTATTTTTTGGAATGTAAAAATTCTGAGTTTAATTACGACTTGTTTATGTCTTGTTTTTTATCTAATATTTATTTATTTCAGTGATCAAAAATATAGAATAATATATTTTATTCAGATTTTTTCTCTTATTTCTATAATTGCAGATACAACATTCCTATTTTCTGGTATGGAAGAGTTTGGAATAACAGTTATGAGGAATATTATTTGTCGTATATTAAATGTTCTTTTAATTTTTATTTTTGTACATCAAAAAGAAGACCTATATACATATATTTTTCTGCTTTCTTTAACAACTTTTATTTGTAATATATCGCTATGGAGTTTCGTTCCTAAATTTATTGATAAGCCAAAATTCAAAGAAATTCATCCGTTTACAAGTTTTAATATAATTTTTTCACTATTTTTCCCTACAATAGCTATAAGTATTTATACAGTACTAGATAAAACAATGCTTGGTATATTAACATCTGGAACATTAGAAAATGGATATTATGAACAGGCTCTAAAACTTTCTAAAGTGGTTTTAGTTCTTGTAACATCTTTGGGAACTGTTATGGTTCCTCGAATTGGTTATCATTTTGAAAGAAAAGAAATATCACAGATACAAGAATTTATGTATAGAAGTTACCGTTTTGTATGGTTTTTAGGAATACCACTCTGTTTAGGTTTAATAGGAGTTTCTCCAAATTTTATTCCATGGTTTTATGGAGATGAGTTTAATAAGGTTATCCCCTTGCTTTCTATTTTAAGTTTTCTGATACTTGCCATTGGTATTAATAACGTGACAGGTGTTCAATATCTAATTCCAACTAAACGACAGAATGTTTTTACAATAACAGTAATTATTGGTGCGATGATAAATTTTATTGGAAATTTGATTCTTATTCCAAAATTTAAATCGATAGGAGCTGCAATTTCCTCTGTTGTTGCAGAAACTATTATAGCAACTATTCAAATTATAATTGTAAGAAAAGAATTAAAACCTCAAAAAATTCTGTCTAGCTCTTTTAACTATATTTGTGCAGGTATTATTATGTATGTAATTCTTTTAATGGAAAATCATTTTATGCGTTCTTCAGTTATTAATACTCTGATCATGATAGCTAGTGGTACTATCATTTATTTTATGATACTCTTTATGAGAAAAGATACTTTTTTCATATCGACAATTTTATCTTTTAAAGAAAAAATCCTAAAGAAGGTAACAAAGAAGCGGCTATAACTACCTCCTAATGCATGTTGGTCCTTATGATAATATATCTTTATTTCAGGTAAATAAAATAGGAAAAGAAAGGTTCTATTAATGTTAAAATATTTCAAGTTGAAGGAAAGCATCAAGGGCATAGAGAAGAAGTTGGTACTGTTGTGCAAAGCGGTTCAGATAAATAATCGTCTATTAATGGCATCTGGTAATAAATTGATAGCGATATGGATAATTAAGGCATATGCAAATAATATAAATCGATTTGGAATAAATAAAAAATGGAATATTAAAAAGGAGGCGAGGTAGTAATTGCCACAATTTATAAGTTTTATGAAATTGCATAGACGATTTTCTATATGTAAACTGAATTTCATCAATTTATATTTGGGAATCAGTCAATTTTTTCCCTGTCAAAAAGGGTAACTATATGGGATTGGGTGAAATCTTTCTTTGTAATTTAGCAACTAGTAAATCAAAGGCTATTATCGTTGCAGATAATGTAGTTGTAGGGCATCTTTCTTTTGGAATACAAAACGATTCTATGAAGGAATTTTTTTTAAGTCATATTGATGATTTTGATGTAGGTCGATAGATGAAATATAATTATCTTGTTGTCGGTTCTGGTTTATATGGTGCTGTATTTGCTTATAAGTTAAAGCAGATGGGAAAAAGTGTTCTTGTAATAGATAAACGACCTCATATAGGTGGCAATATCTATTGTGATTCCATTGCTAATATTAATATTCATACATATGGTGCCCATATTTTTCATACTTCGAATCAAGAAGTTTGGGAGTTTGTAAATAAATTTGTATCGTTTAATCGCTACACGAACGCTCCCGTTGCAAACTATAAAGGAAAGTTGTTCAATCTACCATTCAACATGAACACATTTTATCAGATGTGGGGAGTAACCACACCGGAAGAAGCTGTATTGAAAATTGAGCAGCAGAAAAAAGAAAGTGGGATTACAGAACCAAAAAATCTTGAAGAACAGGCCATAAGCCTTGTAGGGAAAGATATTTATCTCACACTCATTAAAGAATATACGGAAAAGCAATGGGGTAGACGGTGCACAGAACTTCCGGCGTTTATCATCAGGCGACTTCCCGTACGGTTTACATTTGATAACAACTACTTCAATGATTCATATCAAGGAATTCCTCTTGGTGGCTACAATAGATTGATTGAAGGGTTGCTTGACGGAATTGAAGTAAAGACGGCAACGGATTTCTTTGAACGCCGTGACCATTGGGAGTATATTGCTGATAAAATCGTATTTACAGGTAAAATAGATGAATTCTATGATTATCAGTTTGGAAAGTTAGAATACAGAACTGTACGGTTTGAGCAAGAAAGACTAGAATGTCAGAATTTCCAAGGAAATGCTGTCATAAACTATACTTCCCATGAACAACCGTATACTCGTATTATTGAGCATAAACACTTTGAGACTGAAAGCAAAGCTTATGGAATAAATACAACTATAATTTCAAAGGAGTATTCTTCTGAATGGAATAAAAATTCAGAACCTTTCTACCCTATTAATGATGAGAAGAATTCTATATTATATCAGAAATATAGAATTCTTGCTGATAATGAAAAAAACGTTATTTTTGGAGGAAGATTGGCTGAATATAAGTATTATGATATGGATGATGTTATTGAAAAGGCGATGAAAGATGTACAAGAGACAAATAGATAATTCAAAAATAAAAATATTAGTCTGTTGCCATAAACAATGTGAACTTCCGTTGAACACTGACAATATTTTTTTACCTATTCATGTTGGGGCTGCAATCAACAGTATCGATTTGAAAATGCAGCGTGATGACCAGGTAAATGGTGTACTGTGCGACAATATAAGTTCAAAAAATAAAAGTTTCTGTGAGTTGACGGCCATGTATTGGGCTTGGAAAAATATAAAAAAATTATATCCAAGCTTAGAATATATTGGATTGAACCATTATAGAAGGTATTTTGCATTTGAAAAATATTATGGACTGCGAGATATATATCCAGAAACAGATGTGTTGAATTATATTATTAATATGAAAAGATTGACTCATTTCCTTGCAGAAGGATATACAATAATTCCTAAGCGAAAAATTTATCCATATCCTTTACAAATCGATTATTCGGTTTGTCATGTAAGTGAAGACATTAGGACTCTTAGAAAAGTGATAATTGATTTATATCCTGAATATATAACAAGTTATGATCATGTGTTGTTACATAACAATAAATTGGCTCATTATAATATGCTAATAATGGAATATTCTCATTTTGATTCATATTCCGACTGGTTATTTTCCATTCTTTTCGAGGCAGAAAAACGAATTGATATTCATTGTTATAATGATATTCAAATGAGAATTTTCGGATACATGAGCGAACGGTTATTTTGTGTTTGGTTATACCATAATAAAATAAAAACAAAAGAAGTGCCTGTTTATTGGTTTACAAACATAGGGAAGCAAGGGCTATTACAGTATATGTTTGATAAACACAGAAA
This sequence is a window from Treponema brennaborense DSM 12168. Protein-coding genes within it:
- a CDS encoding pyruvate formate lyase family protein, producing MDMKKTLKTMIKVLVKDTFIYKRFIQKKEAYNKYFCGAYSRLEVIEQTKKRFCYNNKNKTKQYKILLRKIYIQINPGKRFQHWIDTGYYFCNFYTLPDALPPNYELIINSSLYEIIKENKGKKNLVELNNYNLLVAITRYIQRIIKLINKKNKKLLDENLEKTKIYFENMLSTPAKTLEEGLQRILFWSSLFWQTGFKLIGLGRLDKLLANLDSPSNNEELISLVVDFYNELHNYYAIKSNVLMGDTGQVIILGGTEIDGSYYCNKLTYIFIDSLIKIRSPDPKLLLRCASNMPDALLEKALFCNSLGIGCPLLSNDDIVIPSLEKFGYTHGDACNYATSACWEPLNYGKGLGRGNLGDINYAQVLVDTYEDNNFVISRKFSELENLYIEKLKEHVLNKIAVLNGIKWEKAPLLSLFTEGCRLSGKDISEGGAINNDYGISTVGLANAINSLLSINDVVFVKKVFTMQELKDSVEHDYQDNLKLKTILSENDYFGHDDKIVLDLVNTLTTVVSDLCSSYKNPFGGNLKFGFSSPNYINCGLKTLATLDGRNAYAPLAVHLSARLGTAYTELLSFASQLQYQENRANGNVVDLFISPNIIHSSFDKFMQLIKTAIEIGFFQIQMNVVSSKTLIEAKNDPSLYPDLIVRVWGFSAYFNDLPEDYKELLIQRALESEMSA
- a CDS encoding 4Fe-4S cluster-binding domain-containing protein, which produces MKNLSESIIISNIQRFCIHDGPGIRTTVFLKGCNIHCPWCANPENIAFTPQYYSSDNIQGLFGKYISANDLYMEILKDKPFYKTEGGVTFSGGEPLLQMEKLVPLMEKCKSSEIKLCAETSLFVSTHQIDIALSYLDTIIIDIKILDSSDCLSILGGHVDCYYNNVNRIMMSSIPVIFRIPLINPYITNEKNIKAIISFLKNKRYDKVELIKGHNLATKKYVLLRKEMYRVPDLSEEQLLFIKEKFIQNDINAEICKM
- a CDS encoding oligosaccharide flippase family protein — protein: MVNKSLKRNYIYNLFQQILTLITPLITAPYIARVIGAEGIGAFSYTSSIVSYFTLFASLGIYAYASREISYNQDNRKQRSVIFWNVKILSLITTCLCLVFYLIFIYFSDQKYRIIYFIQIFSLISIIADTTFLFSGMEEFGITVMRNIICRILNVLLIFIFVHQKEDLYTYIFLLSLTTFICNISLWSFVPKFIDKPKFKEIHPFTSFNIIFSLFFPTIAISIYTVLDKTMLGILTSGTLENGYYEQALKLSKVVLVLVTSLGTVMVPRIGYHFERKEISQIQEFMYRSYRFVWFLGIPLCLGLIGVSPNFIPWFYGDEFNKVIPLLSILSFLILAIGINNVTGVQYLIPTKRQNVFTITVIIGAMINFIGNLILIPKFKSIGAAISSVVAETIIATIQIIIVRKELKPQKILSSSFNYICAGIIMYVILLMENHFMRSSVINTLIMIASGTIIYFMILFMRKDTFFISTILSFKEKILKKVTKKRL
- the glf gene encoding UDP-galactopyranose mutase yields the protein MKYNYLVVGSGLYGAVFAYKLKQMGKSVLVIDKRPHIGGNIYCDSIANINIHTYGAHIFHTSNQEVWEFVNKFVSFNRYTNAPVANYKGKLFNLPFNMNTFYQMWGVTTPEEAVLKIEQQKKESGITEPKNLEEQAISLVGKDIYLTLIKEYTEKQWGRRCTELPAFIIRRLPVRFTFDNNYFNDSYQGIPLGGYNRLIEGLLDGIEVKTATDFFERRDHWEYIADKIVFTGKIDEFYDYQFGKLEYRTVRFEQERLECQNFQGNAVINYTSHEQPYTRIIEHKHFETESKAYGINTTIISKEYSSEWNKNSEPFYPINDEKNSILYQKYRILADNEKNVIFGGRLAEYKYYDMDDVIEKAMKDVQETNR
- a CDS encoding DUF4422 domain-containing protein, with amino-acid sequence MYKRQIDNSKIKILVCCHKQCELPLNTDNIFLPIHVGAAINSIDLKMQRDDQVNGVLCDNISSKNKSFCELTAMYWAWKNIKKLYPSLEYIGLNHYRRYFAFEKYYGLRDIYPETDVLNYIINMKRLTHFLAEGYTIIPKRKIYPYPLQIDYSVCHVSEDIRTLRKVIIDLYPEYITSYDHVLLHNNKLAHYNMLIMEYSHFDSYSDWLFSILFEAEKRIDIHCYNDIQMRIFGYMSERLFCVWLYHNKIKTKEVPVYWFTNIGKQGLLQYMFDKHRNKTAFRIKWDYMNSPFRKLINIFKVK